The following proteins come from a genomic window of Palaemon carinicauda isolate YSFRI2023 chromosome 12, ASM3689809v2, whole genome shotgun sequence:
- the LOC137650970 gene encoding mucin-7-like: MNNSGLTDVSAIFESDDESEIDHVEYELEDDSDMDKDYEQPPSSDDDSEEFMDEQCFQTSMYHSVHRPASPTPGTSTATPAVSRVSKRHRGNAARGGATQALSYADPAVPPAPSADPAVPPAPSADPAVPPAPSADPAVPPPPSADPSVPPTPSADPAVPPPPSADPAVPPPVARGRRRGNANEEDKATRMHDFGTSTVTSKSSYRWNCRPQSSSRVRTPARNIVGPITSGPKPEARSADTPEKALSLFFGDNIIEEIVQ; this comes from the exons atgaacaattcaggCTTAACAGATGTGAGTGCAATATTTgaaagtgatgatgaaagtgagatTGATCATGTTGAATATGAGTTGGAAGATGACTCAGATATGGACAAAGATTATGAACAACCACCTAGCAGTGATGATGATAGTGAGGAGTTTATGGATGAACAATGTTTTCAAA CCTCAATGTACCACTCTGTCCACCGCCCAGCCTCTCCTACTCCTGGTACCTCTACTGCTACCCCTGCTGTAAGTAGGGTGAGTAAGAGACACCGTGGTAATGCTGCTCGAGGAGGTGCTACACAAGCTTTGTCCtatgctgaccctgctgtgcctcctgctccctctgctgaccctgctgtgcctcctgctcCCTCTGCAGATCCGGCTGTGCCTCctgctccctctgctgaccctgctgtgcctcctcctccctctgctgaccctTCTGTGCCTCCtactccctctgctgaccctgctgtgcctcctcctccctctgctgaccctgctgtgcctcctcctgTTGCCAGGGGAAGACGAAGGGGCAATGCTAATGAAGAAGACAAGGCTACAAGAATGCATGACTTCGGAACCAGTACAGTGACATCCAAGTCTAGCTATAGGTGGAATTGTCGACCACAGTCATCCAGTAGAGTAAGGACACCAGCACGAAACATTGTTGGTCCTATCACCTCAGGACCAAAACCGGAGGCAAGGAGTGCAGACACCCCAGAAAAAGCCTTGAGCTTGTTCTTTGGAGATAATATTATCGAAGAGATAGTGCAATGA
- the LOC137650971 gene encoding piggyBac transposable element-derived protein 4-like gives MFSPKTGPPIYRAAMSEDRFCFLLSCLRFDDKDTRAQRQTTDKFAAIRVIWDIFIDNCGKMYVPSETVTVDEQLLAFHGNCPFCMYIPSKPAKYGIKLCLICDSKSKYMLRAIPYLGKEDTQPQARGGINVGRKITKDLTEPYHNRNRNVTTDNWFSSVLFVTDLLHNCGMTLVGTVKANKKEIPQEMKETRTRMVGFSAFLFVNDMTLVSYCKDT, from the coding sequence ATGTTTAGCCCCAAGACCGGCCCACCAATTTATCGTGCAGCCATGTCAGAGGACCGCTTCTGCTTCCTTCTCAGCTGTTTGAGATTTGATGACAAAGACACGAGAGCTCAGAGACAGACAACGGACAAGTTTGCAGCTATTCGTGTTATCTGGGACATCTTTATTGACAACTGTGGGAAAATGTACGTCCCAAGTGAAACAGTTACAGTGGATGAACAGCTGCTGGCATTCCATGGAAACTGCCCATTCTGCATGTATATTCCTAGCAAACCAGCAAAATATGGGATCAAACTTTGCCTTATATGTGACAGTAAAAGCAAGTACATGCTGAGAGCAATACCCTACCTGGGGAAAGAAGACACACAACCTCAGGCCCGGGGTGGCATAAACGTTGGTCGTAAGATCACAAAGGATCTTACAGAACCCTACCACAATAGAAACAGAAACGTAACCACTGACAATTGGTTTAGTTCTGTGCTCTTTGTCACTGATCTTCTACACAACTGCGGCATGACCCTAGTTGGCACTGTGAAAGCAAACAAGAAAGAAATTCCCCAGGAAATGAAAGAAACAAGAACTAGGATGGTAGGTTTTAGTGCCTTCTTATTCGTGAATGACATGACGTTGGTGTCATACTGCAAGGACACTTAA